The Pungitius pungitius chromosome 13, fPunPun2.1, whole genome shotgun sequence genome includes the window ggaggacgacaaggaCAGCCAGGTGGATCACGTAGGTTCACTTTTCTGCTTCCTCCTGCGTCCGTTGATTTTTTTAGTGTTAAATATGAATTCCTGCTCCGTTCTTACCTTCTCTCTTGGCGTGTAGGACTCTCTGGAGGACGAGCAGAGTACTTGTAATGAAAGCTTCTCCACGGAGCCGTCCTTCGTGGACGAGAACCTCGTCTTCAACGAGAACAAACGAGTTCCCTTTTTCAaggtgaaaaacaaactctgAACGTTTGTGTTCCCAGTGACTCTCTGAGATGGATGCTGCGATTCCACAGGAGTCATCCGTTTATTTACTGTGTATTAATAACAAGAATCAACGTCGCTGTCTTTTCTTTCCCAGCAAAAGAAGAGCAGCAAGAAGGAGGCAAAGATTCCCGCCAGGCAGAAAACGGCTGAAAATGAAGCCACGACGCCACCGAGATCCAGACTACCGCTGCGCTCCCAGAACTAACGCCATGTCAACGTATTCCTCCTTAACCTCTCCTTGCTGTCAGTCTTTTACTTTGGACCATTTACCGTCTTCTAATTGTTAGCATGTTGTGTAATAAATGTCTCTTGTGTAAACGTCAAGTtgtttgtaaaaataaagagaTTTATACTTGTTTCTTACTTTTGTGACTAATTCTTCTAGTAGATCTCTTTACATTTTGACTCTGATTTCactttagaaataaatgaataaataacatttcTGGTTGAAGTTTATAAATAACAGtggtcaaaatattgaacacCAACAGCGGATACAATCTTTGCTTCTTTGTCTCAATCCACAATGAAGTTTACTAGAATTAGAATTCTGAGAAACTGACTTCAGATCGCTTCTGCTTGTTATAAAACCTAAATAAAGCTGCTGGGATGAGATGCTGTGGACAGAATTTAAGCAGGTAATGCTTTCATTtgcatgtattttttatttttataagttAGATTCAATTTCGACCAAATCTTGAACTTACTTGGCACTGGTTTACCTGAAGGAATTGAAAAGTCAATTAATATTTAGTGATCGACCCACAAAATGGATGAATTATAAATTATTTATACTTCTGCCCGAAGGCAATGCGGGAAATAACGGCTTTTTACTTTCGATTTCGAGAGGTGTGATGGTGAATAATGTCTCCCCAACTAAACGCGTTCCACTGTGGTGTCCGGTAAGCTGCCTGCTAAAAATACGTGACGTCTTTTTATTCGTTATCAATAAATACAAACtgcaaaatgttgaaataatatgaatgaatctttctattgtttgtttttgcgtTGATTATCTTTTATTTTCCCGTTTTGGTGCTATTGGAATACCTACCAAATACCAAAGTATGACCTCAAATGCAGGTTTCATTTTACTTTCTACCTAGAAACATCGCTGTGGACTTTTACCTTTTGCTTCCGTTAAATCTAACCTTCAATCAGGCACTGAGACGGACACCTTGAGAGGAGCAGCTGGTCCTCGTCTCTTCTCACTGCATCCGGTATTTTTCGTTGCATCTCTAGAAGCGCAGtaagaaggaaaagaaggagggCGTGGACCCGGCGGGAAGTTCTTCTTTGCTGATGTAAACATCGATTTCCCAACAGTTTGGTATCGATCCGTGTGCGATGGAGCAGCTGACCCACGTGTTCGTGCTGCTCGCGGCGCTGAGCTCAGTCGGAACCGCACAAGATGTTTACTTCACGGACGGCGACGAGCGGACCTTCGAGGTGAGGCCTCCCGTCACCGAGAAGATCACGTCCATAGTGTGGAAGATAAACGGTGATCTGTTGGCCGAGTGGTCCGTTAGGTCTCCTTTGGAGATTTACCCCGGGTTTAACACTCGCACGAGCCTGGACACGACCAACGGCAGTTTGGTCATGAAACAAATGACTAAAGAGGACGTGGGGACCTACACGGTGGAGATCAACCACAATGTCCAGAGCGGGAAATACGACATGAAATGGATCCTGAGAGTCAACAAACCTGCGGTGAACATAACAACGTGTTCACCTGACTCTGAGAAATGCGACGTGACCTGCGACGGAGGCACCGAGGAGGCAGAACCCATCCAGTACCACTGGAGAATAGGCTCCTCAGAATGGAATAATCTGGGAAAGGACATTGTGATCACCAAGGAGAAGCATGGAGGTGAGAAGGACATCACCTGCCGGATGAAGAACCCGGTCAGTGAAGAAGAGAGTGAACCGATCTACAATCCGCTCCTCCAGGTCGCCTCGTCTTTATCCCCAGGTGGAATTGCGGGGATCATCATCTTCGTCTTTATTGTTTCCATAATTGcgggtttgggtttgtttggaATGTGGAAATATAAGAAATGGCCGTGTAAAAATCCAGACTCATCTACACCGGAACCTCCTGCTGAAGAAACCCGTTTAAACGATTAAACGATCGTCGGCGTCCTCTGCTtaattttagtttttgttttagcGGGTTTCTGTTTTCGTTCGTGGAAGGCAAAGAGGGAATCTAAGCAAGTGTCCTCTAACAAAGGGACACAATCTTCTACAGAACTTCTCCCTAAAACGGAATTGGATGACAAGTAAACCACATGTCaattgttgtgcttttttgcCCTTAATCTGTGGCCACGTGGACTGTTACTTGatgttagattttttttttttgtaaactaaCAACGTGAGTTGGAGACAGCATGAAATAACGTGatgttattttgtcattttaaatacgCTTATAGCTTGTTGCTGCCTGGCTTTATATGCAACacatgagacatgtgagagggGAAGATGAACGGATGAAAGGacttaacatttaacatttagtatCTATTCAGCTTCATGTCAGCGTGTCACAATCTAACACCATCCAAACAAAATACTCATTATAAATACAATACTAATAATGAGTATAAATGAATCTACCAAAGGTATCACATTAAATAAAGTTAAAGTTGCTTGTTGTAATGAACCGTAGGAAACACTGTCACTGTTTTTTGCTGCTTTAAATAACAGCTGAAGATCATTTGAATGTATATGGTTAAACAAaccataataaaaaaagaaaccaaccAATGCAGAGTGGATGTCAGTGCATTTGGAGCATCTGTATGCATCGTTAATCAACTGGATGAATCTGGACTAAAATGTcttcatgcaaatgttttgtGATGTATTTTATCTTTCACAATAGACTCTTATCTGGCGATGCTACTTTTTAATTTTCGTTCACACTTTCCCGTTTGCATATAAATTGTTTTCATGAAgtgagttgtaaaaaaaaaacgtttgactCTGCTATATGGATTGAATGAGTCATTATTTCATGTGAGTGACAAGTGAACGCAGGAATGAAGCAacgtgtctctccccccccccccccccccccctttacacaTTCACATATTTTGAGGGGTGTATTTTGAGGgggaaacatttgaaaatgaccTCATCTGATGAGGAGGGGCCTGGAAGACCTTCAAATCAGAGGGTAAAAAGCATGAAGTTAACACCTTCAATcctaaatcatattttttatgGCGGCAAAGTTCTGATATTTACGCCATTTCAAGCCCTCGCGGACTCTCGCTCAACCACTTACCAGGTGACGTCAGTTAAGTCCCTGAATGTTCACAGATCAGGGGGGACATTGGAGAAAATCCAAACGTATTC containing:
- the LOC134135282 gene encoding CD48 antigen-like, giving the protein MEQLTHVFVLLAALSSVGTAQDVYFTDGDERTFEVRPPVTEKITSIVWKINGDLLAEWSVRSPLEIYPGFNTRTSLDTTNGSLVMKQMTKEDVGTYTVEINHNVQSGKYDMKWILRVNKPAVNITTCSPDSEKCDVTCDGGTEEAEPIQYHWRIGSSEWNNLGKDIVITKEKHGGEKDITCRMKNPVSEEESEPIYNPLLQVASSLSPGGIAGIIIFVFIVSIIAGLGLFGMWKYKKWPCKNPDSSTPEPPAEETRLND